From a single Candidatus Polarisedimenticolia bacterium genomic region:
- a CDS encoding ABC transporter permease subunit, with translation MATWEERRRKIIYFLLFVGVVTLAAFFYEMGTVRLVPEAIGTDFLHLAGYAAASFLRMLAAYALSLFFAVACGTLATAGPSQERFILPFLDIMQSVPVLGFFPAAVFFFVGMFHGSRVGVELAAIFLIFTCQAWNMAFGVYEGITTIPADAREVVTSFGCGPWKTFRRLLLPSAVPKLVYNSILSWANGWYFLIACEIIALGPARYRLPGLGSYLIRTTEEGDLGGTFMGLAVLTGIVLAMDLLLWGPLSAWAGKFRYEFAAEAAQTETRLPLVFVGGAAVARWMRRMIRPSLLAAGRKARAGTRWARSRSAALARRLLGRRSVTVTRRSLIGLAILLGVALTARALLALAHGLALPWPEEARSIPLYLLYSFLRLSVAYVLSVAWTLPMALWVGDSPRVSRVVTPLAEIGASLPATALFPLIIVFVIRTAGGMNLASVLLALTGMQWYLLFNLIAGVRAIPAELREAARSLGLSRWMTWRRVDLPAVLPSLITGSLTAWGGGWNSLIVSEYVIYKEKVYSVPGIGSILDNATYVSGDKKMVLLTLIALVGTIVLLNRLVWHRLYVLAADRYKIDA, from the coding sequence ATGGCGACCTGGGAAGAAAGACGCCGCAAGATCATCTACTTCCTCCTCTTCGTAGGGGTGGTCACCCTGGCCGCCTTCTTCTACGAGATGGGGACGGTGCGCCTCGTCCCGGAGGCGATCGGTACCGACTTCCTGCATCTGGCCGGCTACGCCGCCGCCTCCTTCCTCCGCATGCTCGCCGCCTACGCCCTGTCGCTCTTCTTCGCGGTCGCCTGCGGCACGCTCGCGACCGCCGGTCCTTCCCAGGAGCGCTTCATCCTTCCTTTTCTCGACATCATGCAGTCGGTGCCGGTGCTGGGGTTCTTCCCGGCCGCCGTCTTCTTCTTCGTGGGCATGTTCCATGGGTCGCGCGTGGGGGTCGAGCTGGCGGCCATCTTCCTGATCTTCACCTGCCAGGCCTGGAACATGGCCTTCGGCGTCTACGAGGGGATCACCACGATTCCCGCCGACGCGCGCGAAGTGGTGACCTCGTTCGGATGCGGCCCCTGGAAGACCTTCCGACGGCTCCTGCTCCCTTCGGCGGTGCCGAAGCTCGTCTACAACAGCATTCTCTCCTGGGCCAACGGCTGGTACTTCCTGATCGCCTGCGAGATCATCGCCCTGGGCCCGGCGCGCTACCGCCTTCCGGGGCTCGGGTCCTATTTGATACGCACTACGGAGGAGGGAGACTTAGGGGGGACCTTCATGGGGCTGGCCGTCCTGACGGGGATCGTGCTGGCCATGGACCTGCTGCTGTGGGGGCCGCTTTCCGCCTGGGCGGGAAAGTTCCGCTACGAGTTCGCGGCGGAAGCGGCGCAGACCGAGACGCGGCTGCCGCTGGTGTTCGTGGGCGGCGCGGCCGTGGCGCGCTGGATGCGCAGGATGATCCGGCCGTCGCTGCTGGCCGCGGGCAGAAAAGCGCGTGCCGGCACGCGCTGGGCGCGCTCCCGGTCCGCAGCCTTGGCGCGCCGGCTCCTGGGGCGTCGGTCCGTGACAGTGACGCGGCGCTCGCTGATCGGCCTGGCGATCCTGCTGGGAGTCGCGCTGACGGCGCGTGCGCTGCTGGCGCTGGCGCACGGGCTGGCCCTGCCGTGGCCCGAGGAGGCCCGCAGCATTCCCCTGTATTTGCTCTACTCGTTCCTGCGGCTGTCGGTCGCCTACGTGCTGTCGGTCGCCTGGACGCTGCCGATGGCACTCTGGGTGGGAGACAGCCCGCGTGTGTCGCGCGTGGTGACGCCGCTCGCGGAAATCGGCGCCTCGCTCCCGGCCACGGCGCTCTTTCCACTCATCATCGTCTTCGTCATCCGGACCGCCGGCGGGATGAACCTGGCGTCGGTCCTGCTGGCGTTGACCGGAATGCAGTGGTACCTGCTGTTCAACCTGATTGCGGGAGTTCGCGCCATTCCGGCGGAGCTTCGCGAGGCGGCGCGATCGCTGGGTTTGTCGCGCTGGATGACCTGGCGCCGGGTGGATCTGCCGGCCGTTCTCCCGTCGCTCATCACCGGCAGCCTGACGGCGTGGGGAGGCGGCTGGAACTCGCTCATTGTCTCCGAATACGTGATCTACAAGGAGAAGGTCTACTCGGTTCCGGGGATCGGCTCGATCCTGGACAACGCCACCTACGTCTCCGGCGACAAGAAGATGGTGCTGCTGACGCTGATTGCCCTGGTCGGGACGATTGTTCTCCTGAACCGGCTCGTCTGGCACCGGCTTTACGTGCTGGCGGCCGACCGTTATAAGATCGATGCCTGA
- a CDS encoding ABC transporter ATP-binding protein, which translates to MDLIRLEQIRKTYPQPQGTITVLDGIDLSIQTDEFVAIVGPSGCGKTTLLRIINGLIAASSGRVLYRGEPLAGVNLGCAMVFQSFALLPWLTVRENVELGLEARGMDAEQRAKKAGFFIDKVGLDGYEEAYPRELSGGMKQRVGLARAVAVEPELLLMDEPFSALDALTSVALREELLDIWRDKEIPLRTILLVTHIIEEAVELADRVIVLSNRPARILKDLTVPLQRPRSKKSEEFGHVVDEIFSLIA; encoded by the coding sequence TTGGATCTCATCCGCCTCGAGCAGATTCGCAAGACCTACCCGCAGCCGCAGGGGACAATCACCGTCCTCGACGGGATCGATCTCTCCATTCAGACCGACGAGTTCGTGGCGATCGTCGGTCCCTCGGGCTGTGGCAAGACGACGCTGCTGCGCATCATCAACGGGCTGATTGCCGCGAGCAGCGGACGGGTGCTGTATCGCGGCGAGCCGCTGGCCGGGGTGAACCTGGGGTGCGCCATGGTGTTCCAGTCGTTCGCGCTGCTCCCCTGGCTGACGGTGCGCGAGAACGTCGAGCTGGGGCTCGAGGCGCGCGGCATGGACGCCGAGCAGCGGGCGAAGAAGGCCGGCTTCTTCATCGACAAGGTAGGGCTGGACGGCTACGAGGAAGCCTATCCTCGCGAGCTGTCGGGAGGGATGAAGCAGCGCGTCGGGCTGGCGCGGGCCGTGGCGGTGGAGCCGGAGCTGCTGCTGATGGACGAGCCCTTCTCGGCGCTCGACGCGTTGACCTCGGTGGCGCTGCGCGAGGAGCTGCTCGACATCTGGCGGGACAAGGAGATCCCGCTGCGCACGATTCTCCTGGTTACGCACATCATCGAGGAGGCGGTGGAGCTGGCGGACCGCGTCATCGTCCTGTCGAACCGTCCGGCGCGCATCCTCAAGGACCTCACGGTCCCGCTGCAGCGGCCCCGGAGCAAGAAATCGGAGGAGTTCGGCCACGTCGTGGACGAGATCTTCTCTCTCATCGCCTGA
- a CDS encoding AAA-associated domain-containing protein translates to MDVLPVPEVGMTRILGLLEVLDDHGGREDIYRLARDLSYEFGDLLGVIKAAEILGLVDTPGGDVVLQPLGKQIIESDVNTKKSLLKKQVKGHSLFAHFIGFLKGQEERKASREEVVGEAGRILPQEKPLSVFRTLVNWGRYTELFGYNRDDDAFYLDSEE, encoded by the coding sequence ATGGACGTTCTGCCGGTGCCCGAAGTAGGCATGACCCGGATCCTGGGTCTTCTGGAGGTCCTCGACGACCATGGAGGGCGGGAGGACATCTACCGCCTGGCGCGAGACCTTTCCTACGAGTTCGGGGACCTGCTGGGCGTCATCAAGGCGGCGGAGATCCTGGGGCTGGTGGACACACCGGGAGGCGACGTGGTGCTGCAGCCGCTGGGGAAGCAGATTATCGAATCGGACGTGAACACCAAGAAGAGCCTGCTCAAGAAGCAGGTGAAGGGACATTCTCTGTTCGCGCACTTCATCGGCTTCCTGAAGGGACAGGAAGAGCGCAAAGCGAGCCGGGAGGAGGTCGTGGGGGAGGCGGGGCGGATCCTGCCGCAGGAGAAGCCTCTGTCGGTGTTCAGGACCCTGGTGAACTGGGGACGCTACACCGAGCTGTTTGGGTACAACCGTGACGACGACGCCTTTTATCTCGACTCGGAAGAATGA